A genomic window from Tolypothrix sp. PCC 7910 includes:
- a CDS encoding DUF4886 domain-containing protein codes for MKYIVGIIILLLITGIALLNATIRRKLLQESHQKSLKVLFIGNSYTYYNELPNLVKNLALNAKAARKFETEMVTVGGATLEQLWQQGKGVSRIKNGKWDYVVLQEQSTLPITNPKLMYEYARLFNEEIKKINAQTVFYLTWARQNRPETQQALKDSYMTIAQELNAIVAPVGIVWQKIQEQNQNLMLYEPDNSHSSPIGSYVAACVFYATIYGKIPEGLNYPNNNNNSNNPPENNKTKLEELNQIDMTMIQHLAWEVVSRTQS; via the coding sequence ATGAAGTATATAGTTGGCATAATCATATTATTGTTGATTACTGGCATTGCACTACTTAATGCAACAATTAGAAGAAAATTATTGCAAGAATCTCATCAGAAATCACTAAAAGTATTATTTATAGGTAATAGTTATACCTATTACAATGAGCTTCCTAATTTGGTGAAAAATCTAGCTCTAAACGCAAAAGCAGCTAGAAAGTTTGAAACTGAAATGGTGACAGTTGGAGGAGCTACATTAGAACAGCTTTGGCAACAGGGTAAAGGTGTAAGCAGGATTAAGAATGGCAAATGGGACTATGTTGTATTACAAGAACAAAGTACTTTACCTATCACTAATCCAAAATTAATGTACGAATATGCTCGGTTATTTAACGAAGAAATCAAGAAAATTAATGCTCAAACTGTGTTTTACCTAACTTGGGCAAGACAGAATCGACCAGAAACACAACAAGCACTGAAAGATTCATATATGACAATTGCTCAAGAACTAAATGCAATCGTCGCTCCAGTGGGAATAGTTTGGCAAAAAATTCAAGAACAAAATCAAAATTTAATGCTTTACGAGCCAGATAATAGCCACTCCAGCCCAATTGGTTCTTATGTAGCAGCTTGCGTCTTTTATGCAACTATTTATGGTAAAATTCCTGAAGGCTTAAACTATCCGAATAACAATAATAATTCAAATAATCCACCAGAAAATAATAAGACAAAATTAGAAGAATTAAACCAGATAGATATGACAATGATTCAACATTTGGCTTGGGAAGTGGTTAGCCGAACACAATCATAA
- a CDS encoding neutral zinc metallopeptidase: protein MRWEFGRRSTNVEDRRGSRISAPVVGGGIGAVILSVIVALLGGDPSVIWEQQPSDRPYSQSPQTQRSANSDRMADFVSVVLADTEDTWSSLFQQQGRTYREPTLVLYSDAVESACGFTRSAVGPFYCPSDQKLYIDLSFYEDLKNRYQAPGDFAQAYVIAHEVGHHVQNLMGISQQVRSLQRQADQVEANQLSVRQELQADCFAGVWAYHADRSRQILETGDIEEALNAASSIGDDRLQSQARGYVIPESFTHGSSDQRVRWFKRGIQTGNPEQCNTFTATNL, encoded by the coding sequence ATGCGCTGGGAATTTGGGCGAAGAAGTACCAATGTTGAAGACAGGCGAGGAAGCAGGATTTCGGCTCCTGTGGTGGGAGGTGGTATTGGAGCAGTTATTTTATCTGTGATAGTGGCTTTATTGGGTGGCGATCCTAGCGTCATTTGGGAGCAACAACCGAGCGATCGCCCTTATTCACAATCTCCCCAAACCCAACGTTCCGCAAACAGCGATCGCATGGCTGATTTTGTTTCTGTTGTCCTCGCAGATACAGAAGATACATGGAGTAGCTTGTTTCAGCAACAAGGAAGAACTTATAGAGAACCGACTTTAGTTTTATATTCAGATGCAGTGGAATCAGCTTGCGGCTTTACGCGATCGGCTGTTGGGCCTTTCTATTGTCCTAGCGATCAAAAGCTCTATATCGATTTAAGCTTTTATGAGGATCTGAAAAATCGCTACCAAGCACCAGGAGATTTTGCCCAAGCTTATGTAATTGCTCATGAAGTTGGACACCATGTCCAGAATCTCATGGGAATTTCCCAGCAGGTGCGATCGCTTCAACGTCAAGCAGATCAAGTAGAAGCCAATCAACTTTCCGTACGCCAAGAATTACAAGCTGATTGTTTTGCTGGTGTTTGGGCGTATCATGCTGATCGCTCACGCCAAATTCTCGAAACAGGTGATATTGAAGAAGCTCTCAATGCTGCTAGCAGTATTGGAGATGATCGCTTACAAAGTCAAGCCAGAGGATACGTGATTCCTGAATCTTTTACTCACGGTAGTTCAGATCAAAGAGTCCGTTGGTTTAAACGCGGTATTCAAACAGGTAATCCTGAACAATGTAATACTTTTACAGCTACAAATCTCTAA
- a CDS encoding heterocyst differentiation related protein, whose product MSESMAFIGGVAVAGLAALVLLKGAGGNSLQPNFAAVAPQMPATVVQPQVMPPPQYYPGQPVYPNQPPTGPNSDQRAELESVKSEMAKLKSDNEQLRVQNQQLQWQFQTYNQQQQQQQLFAQQNNQRAALQPQNPWWSSPIVWAVGGMTLTIGGGVVVAGVLALFSPKQRPARTVQVIHPYQGPTPPLVPVRRAEFLPPRSETRRVETPEYDELR is encoded by the coding sequence ATGAGTGAAAGTATGGCATTTATCGGCGGAGTTGCTGTAGCTGGGCTAGCAGCTCTCGTATTGCTCAAAGGAGCAGGTGGTAATTCGCTACAACCTAACTTTGCTGCTGTAGCTCCGCAAATGCCAGCTACTGTAGTACAACCTCAAGTAATGCCGCCACCACAGTATTACCCTGGACAGCCAGTGTATCCAAATCAACCGCCAACTGGACCTAATTCCGATCAGCGAGCAGAATTGGAATCAGTGAAGTCGGAAATGGCGAAATTAAAAAGCGACAACGAGCAGTTGAGAGTGCAAAATCAACAACTCCAGTGGCAATTTCAAACTTATAACCAGCAACAACAGCAACAGCAGTTATTTGCTCAACAAAATAATCAAAGAGCCGCTTTACAACCGCAAAATCCTTGGTGGTCTTCGCCCATAGTTTGGGCTGTGGGAGGTATGACTCTCACTATTGGTGGCGGTGTTGTGGTAGCTGGAGTCTTGGCTTTATTTTCTCCAAAACAGCGTCCAGCCCGCACTGTACAAGTAATTCATCCCTATCAAGGGCCTACACCTCCTTTAGTTCCTGTTCGTCGTGCGGAGTTTTTGCCTCCCCGTTCCGAAACAAGACGTGTAGAAACACCAGAATACGACGAATTGCGTTAG
- the trpA gene encoding tryptophan synthase subunit alpha: MTAISHCFETLGRNKETALIPFITAGDPDLETTAAALRALDRSGADIIELGVPYSDPLADGPVIQAAATRALEKGTTLDRVLEMLQATTPDLKAPIILFSYYNPILHRGIEKFLQQVAAAGVAGLVVPDLPLEEASGLLKPASEIGIDLTLLVAPTSSAERIEAIARSSQGFIYLVSVTGVTGIRSQMETRVSDLLNQIRNVTDKPIGVGFGISQVEQARQVKDWGADAVIVGSAFVKRLAEGTPAQGLSAIAEFCQNLNAAIKTNSN, encoded by the coding sequence ATGACTGCCATTTCTCACTGCTTTGAAACTCTTGGACGCAATAAAGAAACTGCTTTGATTCCGTTTATCACAGCTGGCGATCCAGATTTAGAAACAACAGCGGCAGCATTGCGGGCTCTTGATCGCAGCGGAGCAGATATTATTGAGCTAGGGGTTCCCTATTCAGATCCTTTGGCAGATGGCCCTGTAATTCAAGCGGCTGCTACCCGCGCTTTGGAAAAAGGAACCACATTAGATCGGGTGCTGGAAATGTTACAAGCAACGACTCCCGATTTAAAAGCGCCAATTATTCTGTTTTCTTACTACAACCCAATTTTGCATAGGGGGATTGAGAAATTTCTCCAACAAGTGGCTGCTGCTGGAGTAGCAGGTTTGGTGGTACCTGATTTACCTCTGGAAGAAGCTTCAGGTTTACTTAAACCAGCCAGTGAAATTGGAATTGACTTAACTTTGTTAGTCGCACCAACAAGTTCGGCAGAACGCATAGAAGCGATCGCTCGTTCTTCACAAGGATTTATCTATTTAGTTAGTGTCACCGGTGTCACAGGTATACGCTCCCAGATGGAAACACGAGTGTCGGATTTACTAAACCAAATTCGTAATGTTACAGATAAGCCTATTGGCGTAGGCTTTGGTATTTCCCAAGTAGAACAAGCGCGTCAGGTAAAAGATTGGGGAGCCGATGCCGTAATTGTGGGTAGTGCTTTTGTAAAACGGTTAGCAGAAGGTACACCAGCCCAAGGATTGAGTGCGATCGCAGAATTTTGCCAAAATCTCAATGCAGCTATCAAAACAAATAGCAACTAG
- a CDS encoding DUF3007 family protein — MRRIDAIGIGLGFFVAGGVGYIGLQLVGLDSQKAGIWSQVLLISGLLGWLATYIFRAVGKKMTYHQQREDYEQAFFQKRLDELTPEELAKIQAEIEQEKQTQV, encoded by the coding sequence ATGCGACGCATTGATGCTATAGGAATTGGCTTGGGCTTTTTTGTTGCTGGAGGTGTAGGATATATCGGCTTGCAGCTAGTAGGGTTAGATAGTCAAAAAGCTGGTATATGGAGCCAAGTCTTGCTAATCAGTGGATTGCTTGGCTGGTTAGCTACCTATATTTTCCGTGCGGTGGGTAAAAAAATGACCTACCACCAACAAAGGGAAGATTACGAACAAGCCTTTTTCCAAAAGCGCCTGGACGAATTAACTCCCGAAGAATTAGCCAAGATTCAAGCTGAGATCGAACAAGAAAAACAAACTCAGGTCTAA
- the ndhL gene encoding NAD(P)H-quinone oxidoreductase subunit L, which yields MMIVALLYLTLAGAYLLVLPVAVLFYLKLRWYVASSVERTFMYFLVFFFFPGLLVLSPFVNIRPQPRKIEV from the coding sequence ATTATGATTGTAGCCCTGCTGTATCTGACTTTAGCTGGAGCTTACTTGTTAGTCCTCCCAGTAGCTGTTTTATTTTACTTAAAGCTGCGCTGGTATGTGGCTAGTTCTGTAGAGCGCACCTTTATGTACTTTCTGGTGTTCTTTTTCTTCCCGGGGTTGTTGGTGCTATCACCATTTGTAAATATTCGACCCCAGCCGCGAAAAATTGAAGTTTAA